A stretch of DNA from Anaerolineales bacterium:
ACGGAGAACACGGAGGATCACGGAGACTTTTTGCCCCCAGCATTTTCCGTGCCCCTCCGTGCCCTCCGTGGATTGAACCCCTTTCTCCACGAAGAACACGGAGGATCACGGAGCTTTTTCCCCTTCCTTTCTTCCGTGCCCCTCTGTGCTTTTAGTGGTTGGAATCCATCCGTTTTTATGGGTAAAATGATTTTCAAAGCGCTCTGAAGGAGGCGCGGCCATGATCCGGGTCGCCATCGTCGACGACCACCCGCACGTCGCCATCGCCTTGCGCACGCTGCTCGAACGCACGCCCGACATCCGCCTGGTGGATGAAGCCCGCCGCGGGGGCGAGGCGATGAACCTGGTGCGCCGCTCTTCGCCCGACGTGCTGCTCCTCGACCTTTTCCTCGAGCCGGAGTTCGACGCCCGGACGGCGGTGCGCGCCTTGCGTGCGGATTTCCCCGATCTGAAAGTCTGCGTCATCAGCGCCCACCTCGAACCGGCGCTCGTCCGCGAGCTGCTCCAGGCCGGCGTGTACGGATATATCTTGAAGGACGACGATTACGTCTCGCGCATCGACGGGATCGTCCACGACCTCGCCGCCGGCAAGATCTACCTCAGCCCGCAGGCGCACGACGCGCTGGCGGAGATCACCCGCGCCGGCGAATCCGAAAAAACGCTCTCCGAGCGGGAGATCGAGATCCTGCGGCTGGCCCGCCGCGGCCTGCCCAATCCGCAGATCGCCGAATCGCTGCACATTTCCCCCGGCACGGTGCGCAACCACCTCAGCGCGATCTACGCCAAGCTCGGCGTGCACAGCCGCCACGAAGCGTTGCAGGCGGCGGCCGAGCGCCGGCTGATCTAGGGTTGTCGTGCTGAGCGACCGCTTTTGGCGCGGACTTTGCCAAGGGAACGAAGCATCTCCCGATGCATATTCAGACTCTTCACTGCCCTCCGTCGTGAAACCATCGTTCGGAAGGCGTTCGGGTGACATGGAAAAAGGCTCATATTCATGCTAGTGGACGCCGTGATGTTGTTGTCGGGTATTGCGCTGGGGTGGATCACGCTCGCCCTCGGCGCATGGGTCGCCGGCAGGATTCGGCTCACACTCGACCGGAGGCGGTACGGCGAGCCGGTCGATCACGCGGAACTGCTGGTCCGCTACGGCCGGCTTATGGCCGGAGCGTTGGAGGAACAATCGCTCGCCGTCCTGCTTGCCGCGGATATTCCGCGCGAGTTCGGGGTGAAACGGGCGGTCCTGCTTCTGCCGGAAGAGTTCACGCTGAAGGATCCGCTCGGCGGCGCCGTGAGCCTGCCCGTCAGCCATGCCGGCGTGCGCTGGGTGACCTCGAGCGGCGAGGCATTGCGCGCCGACCGGGGTAGGCTCCGTGAAATCATCCGCGAGGGGACGGCGGGCTTGGAGTGGACCAAAGCCTGGGTCCCGCTGATGCGCGGCGCCATGCTGCGCGGGATGTGGCTGCTCGGGGAGCGCTCCGGCGGAATTCAATTTTCGCCCGCGGACCTTTCCTGCCTGACCAACCTCAGCCGGCAGGCGGCGGTCATCCTCGAATCCCTCCACTTCGCGCGGAAGGAGCAGCAGGCGGCGGAGGAAATCCGCTCGCTATACCGGAAGGTGGTGGCGGCGCAGGAGGACGAACGCGGGCGACTGGCGCGCGACCTGCACGACGGCGTGCTCCAGGATTTGTGCGCGATCAGCCGAGACCTTAAGGCGCTTGAAAACGAGCCGGTCGTCCGGGAAGACTCCGCCTCCGGCTTGGCCGTGCGCTCCGGCGAGGCGGTGCATATGTTGCGCGCCATCTGCCACGACCTGCGCCCTCCCCTGCTCCAGCAAGGGCTGGCCGCCGCGCTCAAGGGACTGATCGAATTAACCGCCAAAGACACCCGGACTTCGCTCAGCCTGGAGGTTCCCGAAAACGAGATTCGCCTCCCGGACGAAACCGCGGTGGCGGTTTTCCGCATCGCCCAGGAGGCGCTGCGCAACGCGGTGAAGCACGCGGACGCCTCGGAGATCGAGGTGCGCCTGACGGAGTATCCGGACCGTCTGCGCCTGACGGTCA
This window harbors:
- a CDS encoding sensor histidine kinase, encoding MLVDAVMLLSGIALGWITLALGAWVAGRIRLTLDRRRYGEPVDHAELLVRYGRLMAGALEEQSLAVLLAADIPREFGVKRAVLLLPEEFTLKDPLGGAVSLPVSHAGVRWVTSSGEALRADRGRLREIIREGTAGLEWTKAWVPLMRGAMLRGMWLLGERSGGIQFSPADLSCLTNLSRQAAVILESLHFARKEQQAAEEIRSLYRKVVAAQEDERGRLARDLHDGVLQDLCAISRDLKALENEPVVREDSASGLAVRSGEAVHMLRAICHDLRPPLLQQGLAAALKGLIELTAKDTRTSLSLEVPENEIRLPDETAVAVFRIAQEALRNAVKHADASEIEVRLTEYPDRLRLTVTDDGRGIHGGADLSRFVAQGHFGLAGMRERAAMIGGRLEVQTAPDYGTAMVLELPR
- a CDS encoding response regulator transcription factor, producing the protein MIRVAIVDDHPHVAIALRTLLERTPDIRLVDEARRGGEAMNLVRRSSPDVLLLDLFLEPEFDARTAVRALRADFPDLKVCVISAHLEPALVRELLQAGVYGYILKDDDYVSRIDGIVHDLAAGKIYLSPQAHDALAEITRAGESEKTLSEREIEILRLARRGLPNPQIAESLHISPGTVRNHLSAIYAKLGVHSRHEALQAAAERRLI